TTAAATTAGCACTACTCTTCTTCAAGGAACTGATTTTGTCTAATATTTCAGTGGTGAAGGTCGTCTTGCGGCCGAAGATGACGATTCAGCCCATGATTTTCGCTTTGCCCACTGATCTTGAGCATGACTGGGAAATTACATTGCTTTCGAGCCTTATCACGTTGACACCGGGAACGATTGTGTTGAACGTTTCCGATGATCAACGGACGCTTTATATCCATGCCATTGACGTCGATGATGTGGATGATGCCATTGATTCGATCAAAAATTCATTCGAAAAAGCCATTAAGGAGGTAAGCCGACCATGACGACATTTATATGGGTTTGCCTAATCCTTGTTCTGCTATCGATTTTCGGTCTGCTGTACCGTGTATTCCGCGGTCCTTCTATCCCGGATCGACTCGTCGCACTTGATGCGATTGGTGTCTTGCTTATTTCAGCAATCGCTCTGCTATCAGTCGTCTTCGACACCGGATTCTACTTAGAAGTCATCTTGCTTATTGCGATTATGTCATTCATTGGAACCGTGTCATTCTCTAAATTCATTGAGAAAGGAGAGATAATCGAGCGTGATCGTACTAGCTAATATCCTCATTGTCCTTACAATCGTCGTCGGTGTCTTCTTCACCATCGTG
This region of Sporosarcina sp. ANT_H38 genomic DNA includes:
- a CDS encoding Na+/H+ antiporter subunit E, giving the protein MAFQLLLNFFIALVWMFMSTSFTASTFIIGFLIGMLLIIMTRRFFPGRLYIWRLWATFKLALLFFKELILSNISVVKVVLRPKMTIQPMIFALPTDLEHDWEITLLSSLITLTPGTIVLNVSDDQRTLYIHAIDVDDVDDAIDSIKNSFEKAIKEVSRP
- a CDS encoding Na(+)/H(+) antiporter subunit F1, coding for MTTFIWVCLILVLLSIFGLLYRVFRGPSIPDRLVALDAIGVLLISAIALLSVVFDTGFYLEVILLIAIMSFIGTVSFSKFIEKGEIIERDRTS